CAGCTCCCTCCGCCTGCAAGGTGAAGGAGCGCATGGTTAGCCGGATCAACCGCCACCGATCGCGCGCACGATGTCGACACGATCGGACGGTTGCAACACGCGTTGTGCCCACATCTGACGCGGCACCACTTCGCGGTTGATCGCCACTGCCAGCGACTTGTTCGCCAGGTCGAGCGAGGCGATCAAGTCCTGCACGTTCTGGTTTTCCGCGATCGGATGCGGCGCACCGTTCAATTCGATTTCCATTGACGCGCTCACTGCTTGCGATAGATTTCCGCGCCGCTCTTGACGAACTCGACCGCCTTGACCTCCATGCCTTTCTTCAGCGCCTCGTTGTCCGAGATGCCCTGGCTGGCGGCGTAATCGCGCACATCCTGCGTGATCTTCATCGAGCAGAAATGCGGCCCGCACATCGAGCAGAAATGCGCGACTTTCGCGGAATCCTTCGGCAGCGTTTCGTCGTGGAAGTCGCGCGCCTTGTCCGGATCGAGGCCGAGGTTGAACTGGTCCTCCCAGCGGAACTCGAAGCGCGCCTTCGACAGTGCGTTGTCACGGATCTGCGCGCCCGGATGCCCCTTCGCCAGGTCGGCGGCGTGCGCGGCGAGCTTGTAGGTGATGATGCCTTCCTTCACGTCCGCCTTGTTCGGCAAACCGAGGTGCTCCTTCGGCGTGACGTAGCACAGCATCGCGGTACCGTACCAGCCGATCATGGCCGCACCGATACCGGAAGTGATGTGGTCGTAGCCAGGCGCGATGTCGGTGGTCAGCGGGCCAAGCGTGTAGAACGGGGCTTCGTGGCACTGCTCCAGTTGCAGGTCCATGTTTTCCTTGATCAGATGCATCGGCACGTGGCCGGGGCCTTCGATCATCACTTGCACGTCATGCTTCCACGCGATCTGCGTCAGCTCGCCGAGTGTCTTCAACTCACCCAGTTGCGCTTCGTCGTTCGCGTCGTAGATCGAGCCGGGGCGCAGACCGTCGCCAAGCGAGAACGACACGTCGTAGGCCTTCATGATTTGGCAAATGTCTTCGAAGTGCTCGTACAGGAAGGATTCCTTGTGATGCGCGAGACACCATTTCGCCATGATGGAACCGCCACGCGAGACGATTCCCGTCATGCGCTTGGCGGTCAGCGGCACGTATTGCAGACGCACACCGGCATGGATGGTGAAGTAATCGACCCCCTGCTCGGCCTGCTCGATCAGCGTGTCGCGGAAGATTTCCCAGGTCAGGTCTTCGGCCTTGCCGTTGACCTTTTCCAGCGCCTGATAAATCGGCACGGTGCCGATCGGCACCGGCGAATTGCGGATGATCCATTCGCGCGTTTCATGGATGTGCTTGCCGGTGGAAAGATCCATCACGGTATCGCCGCCCCAGCGAATCGCCCAGGTCATCTTTTCGACTTCCTCGCCGATGGAGGATGTTACCG
The Noviherbaspirillum cavernae DNA segment above includes these coding regions:
- the thiS gene encoding sulfur carrier protein ThiS, translated to MEIELNGAPHPIAENQNVQDLIASLDLANKSLAVAINREVVPRQMWAQRVLQPSDRVDIVRAIGGG
- the thiC gene encoding phosphomethylpyrimidine synthase ThiC — encoded protein: MNANPQFLAATAKVDEAAVHPLPNSRKIHVEGSRPDIRVPMREISQADTPASFGAEKNPPIYVYDTSGPYSDPAAKIDIRSGLPALRAAWIAERGDTEELAGPTSQYGVERLNDPKLAELRFNLHRKPRRALPGKNVSQMHYARQGVITPEMEYIAIRENMRRKEYLEELKASGPMGTKLADLMGRQHPGQSFGAAIPAEITPEFVRAEVACGRAIIPMNINHPEIEPMIIGRNFLVKINANIGNSAVTSSIGEEVEKMTWAIRWGGDTVMDLSTGKHIHETREWIIRNSPVPIGTVPIYQALEKVNGKAEDLTWEIFRDTLIEQAEQGVDYFTIHAGVRLQYVPLTAKRMTGIVSRGGSIMAKWCLAHHKESFLYEHFEDICQIMKAYDVSFSLGDGLRPGSIYDANDEAQLGELKTLGELTQIAWKHDVQVMIEGPGHVPMHLIKENMDLQLEQCHEAPFYTLGPLTTDIAPGYDHITSGIGAAMIGWYGTAMLCYVTPKEHLGLPNKADVKEGIITYKLAAHAADLAKGHPGAQIRDNALSKARFEFRWEDQFNLGLDPDKARDFHDETLPKDSAKVAHFCSMCGPHFCSMKITQDVRDYAASQGISDNEALKKGMEVKAVEFVKSGAEIYRKQ